AACAGTTGATGAAAAGGTTTGGGAAGAGTTTAAAGAACTCTCCGATGAAACGCACCAAAGCATTACCGGATTACTGACAGAAGCCCTTAAAGATTTCGTCCGTAAAAAAAGAGTTCGTCCCGTTTTTGTCAAACAAATGGAAGCATCCATTGAAGAGAACGAAAAACTGGGCCGGCTCCTTGCCAAATGATCCAATTTCCAACCCTAGAAGAAGCGCTGGAACTCCATCAAAATTTAATCCAACATTTTGGAGGAACAAAGGGTATCCGAGATCCGGGCCTTCTGGAGAGCGCCCTTTTCAGGCCTCAAACGGGATATTATAAAGACATCGCTCAGATGGCGGCGGCCCTGATGGAATCCCTGCTTTTAAATCATCCTTTTGTGGACGGCAATAAGCGAACCGCCTTTTTTTTGACGGATATTTTTTTGCGAATGAATGGATGGAAAATCAAGGTCGAACCTCAAGTCGGATATCATTTTATCAAAAAAATTCTCGCCGGCACTGAAGTGCGTCTTCCGCAAATCGACAAATGGCTTCGAAAATATTTACACCGCATCAAGATTGCGACTGTCTCTTAAGATAGGAGAGAAATTCCAAAGCTTGAATGGGGGTCATGTTGTTGAGATCGATGGATTGCAGTTCTTTTATGAGCGCCTCATTTTGATCTGAAAAAAGAGGGAGTTGGGGGGTGGTTTCGGGATTTTTTTTCACCGCAAACGTCTCCCAGTTTTTTAAAACTTCCTTGGCCCTGTTCACAACAGTTTGCGGCAGACCGGCCAACTTTGCCACTTCAATTCCGTAACTTTTGGAAGTGCCACCGGGAACCAATTTGCGTAGAAAAATAATTTTGTCGTTCCATTCTTTCACCGCGATGTTGAAATTTTTCATCCCTTCACAAGACTCGGGCATTTCAATGAGCTCATGGTAGTGGGTCGCAAAAAGAGTTTTGGCCCTGATATTTTGGTGGAGAAATTCCGCCACGGCCCACGCAATGCTCATTCCATCGTAAGTGGAAGTCCCGCGTCCAATCTCATCAATAATCACGAGACTCTTTTCGGTCGCCTCTTTCAAAATGTGGGCCGTCTCCACCATCTCTACCATGAAGGTCGACTCGCCTCGCGACAAACGATCCGAAGCGCCAACCCGTGTAAAAATCCGATCGACCAGACCGATTGAAGTCTTGGTCGCCGGCACAAAAGAACCCATCTGCGCCAAAATCACAATCAACGCGGTCTGCCGCATGACGGTCGATTTCCCGGCCATATTCGGGCCCGTGATAATCAGGAAACGCGTTTCCACTCCCAAATGAATATCGTTGGGAACAAAACGTTCCTCCGAAAGTTCCTCCACAATGGGATGTCTCCCCTCTTCAATATGCAGAACATTTTCGGTCGTCATATTGGGGGCAACCCAACGATGTTTACTCGCAACGGCGGAGAGGGAAAAAAGAGCATCCAAAATGGCAATTTGATCCGCCGCTTTTTGAATGCGAAGCAACCACGACTTCACTTCGTCCTGCAAGATCATGAAGAGTTCGTATTCAATTTGAGTAATGCGTCCTTCGGCTCCCAAAACTTTTTCTTCGTATTCTTTGAGTTCTTGAGTGATGTAGCGTTCGGCATTCACCAAAGTCTGCTTGCGAATATAGTGTGAAGGAACTTTGTCGCGATGCGTGTGGGTAATTTCAATGTAGTAACCAAAAACTTTATTGAAGCGGATCTTGAGTGAAGAAATGCCGGTTGAAGTCCGCTCTTTTTCTTCCAATGCGGCAATAAAATTTTTTCCGTCTCCCCTGATTTTTCTCAATTCATCGAGTTCCGGATGAATGCCGGTCCGGATAAATCCGCCTTCCCGAATACTGAACGGAGGATCTTCCACCAATGTTTTTGAAATTTTTTCGACCAGTGGTTCAAAATTTTGAAGCAGAACAACAGCAATCCTAAGCAAACCTTCCTGTAATTTTAAAATGGAAATCAGTTCCGGAAATATTTTTAAGGAATTAGACAGCGCCACAATATCTCTGGCATTGGCGGTTCCAATGGCGATGCGCCCCACCAATCTCTCCAGATCGGAGATATTTTTCAGGTTTTTATTAAGTCCCTCCTGCAGAGAAAATTCATTCATGAGGCAGGCAATGGCTGTTTGTCTTTCCCGAATCGCCGTTAAATCAACCAGCGGATACAAAAGCCATTGGCGCAATTTTCTGGCACCCATCGGAGTTTGTGTTTTATCGAGCAGATACAGCAGAGAACCTTTTTTTTCCTGATCCTCTGTTTTCAAAAGCTCCAAATGTTTTTGCGCTGACTCATCCAGAATCAAAAAACTTTTCGTTTCATGGGGCAAAAGCGTTGTGACATGGGAAGGCGCGCCCTTCTGGGTATAACACGCATATCCCCAAAGAGCTCCGGCCGCTTGCAAAGCTTTGGGCGATTTTATTTTTAAAAGGTTGGCCCCTTCAAAAATTTCCACTTGCGAAGGATTGAATTCTTTTTCAGAGAGAAGTGAAATCAGAGCATTCGGAAAATGGGAATTCAGTTTTTCTTTGAACCGGTTGGCCTCCCATGATTGCGGAATTAAAATTTCTTTCGGATCGAGTTTGGCGATTTCATCCAACAGGGCATCCAAAGAAATCACCGACCCCGCGCGAAATTCCCCCGTTGAAATATCAAGATAGGCGAGCGAAAAATTTTTAATCTCACCACACACAGCCACCAAATAATTGGGGGCCGACGATTCCAAAACAGAGTCGTCCAAAACCATGCCGGGCGTGATAATGCGGATCACATCGCGTTTAACAATACCCACGGCCTCTTTGGGATTTTCGATCTGTTCGCAGATCGCTATCTTTTTCCCGGCCTGAAGCAGTTTGGCAATGTAGGGCTGGCACGCGTGATACGGAACGCCGCAGAGGGGGACCGGTTCCGATTCTCCCTTGTTGCGGGAGGTCAACGCAATATCGAGAATTTTGGAAGCAACTTGGGCATCTTCAAAAAACATTTCATAAAAATCGCCCAAGCGAAAAAAAAGAATCGAATCGGGATACTGACCCTTGATGCTCAGATATTGTCTAAGCATCGGCGTGGTGGCAGGAATTTCTTTTATTTCAGACATATCCATACTGTCTTAATTTGTCGGCGCTCAAAGTCCAGTCTTCATCCACTTTTACAAAAAGTTCGAGAAATACTTTTTGATCTCCCATCATGAATTCGATTCTTTCACGGGCGCGAGTACCAAGTTTTTTGATCATCTGCCCTCCCTTGCCAATGACCATGCTTTTATGGGAGGGACTTTCAACGACGATATTGGCTTTGATGACGGTGATTTGCGGTTTCTCTTCAAAACTCACAACCTCAACCGCCAAACCATACGGGAGTTCCTGATGGAGCAACAACATGGCCTGTTCCCGAATAGATTCCGCCGCCAAAAAACGGATGGGGAGTTCTGTGTAAATATCTTCTTCAAAAAATTTCGGTCCCTCCGGAAGGCGGTCTGTCAGCGTTTGAATGAGTTCTTGAACTCCATCGCCGTGCAAAGCTGAAATAAAAAAGAGTTCTTTGAGATTCCACTTGGAACGGAGCTCTTCGGCAATCTCCTCCCTAGATTTAGCGAGCGAATGCGAGCGAGAGGGGGAGGCTCCGCCGGCTTTGCCGGTGGAGGGGGCGACGCGAGCCCCTAAAAATAGGTCGGCTTTATTCACAATGACAATCGGATTTTTTCCGTGAAGACGTTCGAGAAGATCATCGTCCAGATGAGGTTGATCCGATTCGGGATCAATTAAAAAACAGAAGAGATCACTTTCATCAATAGTCTTTTCAATTTCGTTGAGCATGAACTGATGGAGAGGACGCGGAATGGAATGATAACCGGGAGTATCGATAAACACAAGCTGTGCATCGGGGCGATTTAAAATTCCGATGATCCGATTTCTTGTTGTTTGTGGTTTGGGTGTCACAATCGCCACGGGTTCCCCGATAATTTTATTGAGCAGGGTTGATTTGCCCACATTCGGTTGCCCCACAATCGCCACATAACCTGCTTTGAAATTCATTATTCGCCTCCGGTTAATTTTACCAACGCTTCACGCGCCGCAGATTGCTCGGCACTTTTTTTACTGTTTCCCATCCCCACTCCATAGAGTTCTTCTTTTATATACAGGTTCACTTCAAATGTCTTTAGGTGATCCGGCCCCACCGCCTTGACAAGCTTGTAGCGCGGGATGGAGCGAAAACGCGCCTGAACCTCTTCCTGAAGTCGTGTCTTATAATCCTTTGCAAACCCTTCTGCACCAACTTTTTCCACGATATCTTTAAAATGTTTTGCTACAAGATCGGCCGCTTTTTTAAAACCGCGATCGAGATAAACAGCCCCCAAAACAGCTTCGTAAGAATCCGACAAGAGCGAAGGTTTTTCACGGCCGCCTGTCAGGTCCTCCCCTTTTCCCAAAAATAAAAATTCCCCAAGATGAATGGAGCGCGCCAACTCTGCCAGCTCGGCTTCATTCACAACCGCCGCCCGCAGTTTGGAAAGCTCTCCTTCAGGATGTTCTTTGAATTTCTCCATGAGCAGGTGACTGATTGCCAGCTCCAGTACGGCGTCTCCCAGAAATTCGCTTCGTTCATTGTGTGTTAATGGAGAGAGTTTGAATTCGTTCGTGTAGGATTTGTGTGTGAGGGCTCGCCTTAAAAGATCTTTTCTTTTGAAGGTGTATCCCAGTTTTTTTTCAAATGCTTTCAGTAGACTCATACCAATGCCCTTTCTATCCAGCCGCCACCAAGACAGACATCATCCTGATAAAAAACGGCGGCTTGACCCGGTGTAATCGCATCTTGAGATTTTTCAAAGGAAACTTTTATTTCATTTTCCATTTCTTCCAATTGCGCCATCACACCCGTGTGTGTGGAACGAATTTTGACAAGGGAGGAATGGGAATGGACTATGGACCATGGACTGTGGACCATGGACCTTGGGGAAATCCAGTGGACATCCTTCGCAATCAATCCTTGCGCCTTTAAGGCGTCACGGTCTCCCAATGTTACTTCATTTTTTCCCGCATCGAGGCGCACCACATAGCGCCTACTCCCAAGACTGATTCCCAACCTCTTTCGTTGGCCAATCGTATAGGCATGCACTCCATGATGACGTCCCAATTTTTTTCCTGAGGCATCCATAAAATCACCGGACGGAAATGCAGACTCGGGAAAGTGCTCTTCGAGAAAATGGGCGTGGTCCCCATCTCCCACAAAGCAAAGTTCCTGACTGTCTCTTTTGGAATGCGTTTTCAAACCGAGCTCTTTTGCAATTTTACGCACTTTTTCTTTTCTGAAATTTCCAAGCGGAAATTTTAAACGAGCCAACTCTTTTTGATTAAGTCCCCATAAAAAATAGGACTGATCTTTTTTGGGATCAACCCCTCGCAATAATGAAAAACTTCCATCCCCATTTTACTGAACGCGGGAATAATGACCCGTGGCAATCCAATGGGCTCCGACCTGATCAGCATAATCGATCAGCGCTTTGAACCGGATATCACGATTACACGGAACACACGGAAGAGGCGTGCGACCTTTTGCACATTCCTTGGCAAAATAATCGATAACATGAGTGCGAAATTGAGGGCGAAGATCGATCGTGTCGTAAGAAATTTTTAATTGTTCGCAAATTCTTCGGGCATCGAGGCGGTCGGTGGCCGTGCAACAGCTTTTTTCCAAAGGGCGATCACAACTGTACAGATCCATCGAGAATCCGAGAACCTCGTAGCCTTTCTGTAATAAAAGAGCCGCCGCAACGGAGCTATCAACCCCACCAGACATTCCTATAACAACGCGTTTTTTCATATATGTGAAGTAGCGTCTCTTAAAAGAGTTTGGGCCAAAAATAAAGCCTAATCGTTGAAGAAATGAGACATTCTTCATCGAATAGATGAGAAGATCATCAAAAAGAATTTGGATGAACTATCTGATTTTAATTGTGATTTTTAAACAGTTTTTTGGATGTTTGGGATTGTACTATTTTTCATACAGCAGTAGGCCAGAATCATGCAAGCCCTCCTTCTCATCCTCCTAATGAATCTTCTTTACGCTGGAGCACCCACCTTCATGAAATTAGCCGCCCGTGAACTGGATCCTTTCCAAATTGTTTATCTGCGTCACACTTTGGCGGCTCTTATTTTTATCCCCATACTTCTTTTCAGAAAAGATTTTCGGCTTCAACGAAACGATTTTTTGATGATTCTTTTTTGCGCTTTTATCGCTTTTACGCTGGCCTCGTTACTGCAGATTGTTGGAATTCGCATGTCACAGGCGACCGATGGAACTTTTATCGCCTCCATGGAACCTGTCGCCACCATCGCCATGGCTGTTTTATTTCTTGGAGAAAAATTGACGCGGAAAATGAAAATGGGATTGATTCTAGCCTGCATTGGCTTTGTTATTTTATCCTATCAGACATCAGACTTTTCCGGTGCCACACCCCATCGATGGATTGGTAATCTCCTTTTCCTTTTGGCCGTACTGGGAGAGGCGATGTTTCCTATCCTCCTGAAACCGCTTCTCTCCCGCTACTCCCCGTGCGTTGTCGCCTTCTACTGCCTTCTCTGTGCCTCCATATATATGTTACCCTTTCAGGGATTAGAAATGTGGCAACAGCTTCCCACGCGCAGTCTCGCAACTCTTGGGTCCGTGGCCTATCTGGGGCTGGGTTGTTCTTTTTTGGCCTGTTTTATCTGGCTCTCTTCACTTCAGTATTTCAGTGTTTCGCTTCTTGCCCTCTCTTGGTTTTCACAACCCCTCTTTGGCTGTCTCTTTGCCTTGATTTTGCTGAAAGAACCTTTGACTTCCAACACACTTGCCGGAGGAGTCCTCATTCTTCTGGCCTTGGCACTTCTAAAACAAAAAGAGGCAAAACAGGAAAAAGGAGTGACATCTGTTGCCGTCCGTTATGCCCCATCTGTTGTAAAGGCAGTTATCAGACGAAAAAGAAAAATACAGTCTCACCCTCTTGCTTTACATTTTCCTGTGCGTCGGATACAGCATCACCCGCATCATGCCATCCATTGAAGAACTTCCAATAACCACGCCCCTGATTTTAAAAACCGATCCGTCAATTAAGAGCTATGCGCAAGACACCATGATGCAAGGCATTCCTGACGCTGTTTTGCGGGCTAGAGATGTTCAGGAAATCCGGGAAGCGCTGA
This genomic stretch from Deltaproteobacteria bacterium harbors:
- the rnc gene encoding ribonuclease III, which encodes MSLLKAFEKKLGYTFKRKDLLRRALTHKSYTNEFKLSPLTHNERSEFLGDAVLELAISHLLMEKFKEHPEGELSKLRAAVVNEAELAELARSIHLGEFLFLGKGEDLTGGREKPSLLSDSYEAVLGAVYLDRGFKKAADLVAKHFKDIVEKVGAEGFAKDYKTRLQEEVQARFRSIPRYKLVKAVGPDHLKTFEVNLYIKEELYGVGMGNSKKSAEQSAAREALVKLTGGE
- a CDS encoding type II toxin-antitoxin system death-on-curing family toxin; this encodes MIQFPTLEEALELHQNLIQHFGGTKGIRDPGLLESALFRPQTGYYKDIAQMAAALMESLLLNHPFVDGNKRTAFFLTDIFLRMNGWKIKVEPQVGYHFIKKILAGTEVRLPQIDKWLRKYLHRIKIATVS
- the era gene encoding GTPase Era, with amino-acid sequence MNFKAGYVAIVGQPNVGKSTLLNKIIGEPVAIVTPKPQTTRNRIIGILNRPDAQLVFIDTPGYHSIPRPLHQFMLNEIEKTIDESDLFCFLIDPESDQPHLDDDLLERLHGKNPIVIVNKADLFLGARVAPSTGKAGGASPSRSHSLAKSREEIAEELRSKWNLKELFFISALHGDGVQELIQTLTDRLPEGPKFFEEDIYTELPIRFLAAESIREQAMLLLHQELPYGLAVEVVSFEEKPQITVIKANIVVESPSHKSMVIGKGGQMIKKLGTRARERIEFMMGDQKVFLELFVKVDEDWTLSADKLRQYGYV
- a CDS encoding DMT family transporter, which produces MQALLLILLMNLLYAGAPTFMKLAARELDPFQIVYLRHTLAALIFIPILLFRKDFRLQRNDFLMILFCAFIAFTLASLLQIVGIRMSQATDGTFIASMEPVATIAMAVLFLGEKLTRKMKMGLILACIGFVILSYQTSDFSGATPHRWIGNLLFLLAVLGEAMFPILLKPLLSRYSPCVVAFYCLLCASIYMLPFQGLEMWQQLPTRSLATLGSVAYLGLGCSFLACFIWLSSLQYFSVSLLALSWFSQPLFGCLFALILLKEPLTSNTLAGGVLILLALALLKQKEAKQEKGVTSVAVRYAPSVVKAVIRRKRKIQSHPLALHFPVRRIQHHPHHAIH
- the mutS gene encoding DNA mismatch repair protein MutS, which encodes MSEIKEIPATTPMLRQYLSIKGQYPDSILFFRLGDFYEMFFEDAQVASKILDIALTSRNKGESEPVPLCGVPYHACQPYIAKLLQAGKKIAICEQIENPKEAVGIVKRDVIRIITPGMVLDDSVLESSAPNYLVAVCGEIKNFSLAYLDISTGEFRAGSVISLDALLDEIAKLDPKEILIPQSWEANRFKEKLNSHFPNALISLLSEKEFNPSQVEIFEGANLLKIKSPKALQAAGALWGYACYTQKGAPSHVTTLLPHETKSFLILDESAQKHLELLKTEDQEKKGSLLYLLDKTQTPMGARKLRQWLLYPLVDLTAIRERQTAIACLMNEFSLQEGLNKNLKNISDLERLVGRIAIGTANARDIVALSNSLKIFPELISILKLQEGLLRIAVVLLQNFEPLVEKISKTLVEDPPFSIREGGFIRTGIHPELDELRKIRGDGKNFIAALEEKERTSTGISSLKIRFNKVFGYYIEITHTHRDKVPSHYIRKQTLVNAERYITQELKEYEEKVLGAEGRITQIEYELFMILQDEVKSWLLRIQKAADQIAILDALFSLSAVASKHRWVAPNMTTENVLHIEEGRHPIVEELSEERFVPNDIHLGVETRFLIITGPNMAGKSTVMRQTALIVILAQMGSFVPATKTSIGLVDRIFTRVGASDRLSRGESTFMVEMVETAHILKEATEKSLVIIDEIGRGTSTYDGMSIAWAVAEFLHQNIRAKTLFATHYHELIEMPESCEGMKNFNIAVKEWNDKIIFLRKLVPGGTSKSYGIEVAKLAGLPQTVVNRAKEVLKNWETFAVKKNPETTPQLPLFSDQNEALIKELQSIDLNNMTPIQALEFLSYLKRQSQS
- a CDS encoding 7-cyano-7-deazaguanine synthase — translated: MKKRVVIGMSGGVDSSVAAALLLQKGYEVLGFSMDLYSCDRPLEKSCCTATDRLDARRICEQLKISYDTIDLRPQFRTHVIDYFAKECAKGRTPLPCVPCNRDIRFKALIDYADQVGAHWIATGHYSRVQ